The Acidobacteriota bacterium genomic sequence CCTGCCAGCTGGCCGATCCTTCACGGAGGCCGACGACCACGTCGAGGCCTGAGTCCTTCGCGTTGAGTGCGTGGGCGTGGCCCTGGGAGCCGTAGCCAACGATGGTGACGTTCTTGCCCTTGATCAGGGAGAGGTCGGCGTCCTTGTCGTAATAAACTTTCATTTTATTTCCTTGATAAATAGGGGCTAGGGACTGGGGGCTAGGGGCTGATTTCATTAGTCCCTAGCCCCCAGTCCCTAGCCCCTTTACACCGCAGAAGCTTCGCCTAAGCGCTTAGCCGAGTACGCCCGCCGCAATTTGCCGCAAGCCAGTCAGGAAGGCTTGCTCGATGTCATCCTCGCTGAGTTGCGTGGCCGGGATCGCCAGTTCGCGCAACGCCCCTTGCCAGGCCGCCGCCACCGCGCCACCGCCCGTCAGCACGACCGGCTGGCCCGCTTGCAACAAACCCTGCCGCAACATCCCATCCAAATCCGAAGCCAGATAAACGCCGAGCAAAAATGACATGCGCTGCTTTGCCGTCGTGGCCGTGCGCTGTTCCAGCAAACGCACACAGAACAACGCCCGCGCCACACCGGCTTGGCGGGCTTCGCGCATGCCCGCTTGGAGCCAGTGTTCGTCAATAGTTTCAGGTTTACCGGTGGGCACCGCGCTGGCGAGGATGGTTTGCGTTTGCGTGGTGTGGATCAACTCGCCGCTCAGGCTGGTCACGCTGGCGACGATGCGTGACTGTTCGTCCAGGCGAATCAGTTTCCAATGCGAGCCGAGATTGAGCAGCGTTGACGCGGGCGGCAGCAGGCCGAGCGCCGTTAGCCCAAGACAAAGCGTCTCTTCGCCGCGCATCACATCCGCACTGCCGATGGTTGCGGCGTCGCATTGCAACGGCCCCGAACGCACGCCGGGTACGAGCCAGACGGGCAAGTCCGTGATGTGCGGGAAGACGTGCCGTTGCGTGCCCGCAATCAAATCCGGCAATGTGGCGGGCGCGGCGACGTGCGGCACTTCGGCCAGGCCGAGCGGCGAAGTAATCATCCCGGCGGCCAGTACGGCGCGCAGTGTTGGTTGCCCGCCGCTGACTTTGGCAAGCAAGTCGCGCAAGGCTTCGTGCAAACGCGCGGGCGAGCCGTCGCGCGCCGTGTCGCGCACGCCGACGGCGGCGCGGGCTTGCGCGAGGACGCGCGCGCCCTGGGTCAGCCAGACGCGCGTGTTGGTCGTGCCGGTGTCTATACAGAGCAGAGGGCAAATCAAGGTGTCGTGCTTCATTGGTAAGGGGCGCTCTCTTTCACGGCGCTGACGAATTCCGCCGCGCGACGTTGCAGCAATTCAAAATTGCCGGCTTGCCAGACATCCTTGCCGACGAGTTCGGAACCAATGCCCAGCGCCCACGCGCCCGCCGCCAAATATTCACGGGCCTGTTCGGGCGTGACGCCGCCCGTCGGGACAAGCCGCGCTTGCGTGAGCGGCGCGCGCACGGCTTTAACATAAGTCGGGCCGAGCGTATTTGCCGGAAAGATTTTGATTGCGTCGGCGCCCGCGTCCAGAGCCTCGACAATCTCGGAGGGCGTGAAGCAGCCGGGCAGGGAAACGAGGCCGCGTTGTTTGGTTGCGGCGATGACGGCGGCGTTGCGATTAGGCGAAACGATGAAGCGTGCCCCCACGTCAACCGCCTGCGCGACTTCGGCGACGGTCAACACTGTGCCCGCGCCGATGGCCATCCGTGCGCCGAACTGCGCGGCGAGCCGTTGAATCGTGGTCAGCGCGTTGGGTGAATTGAGCGTGACTTCGACGGCGGTCAGGCCTGCTGCGTGTAAGACGGTGACCAACTCACTCTCGCGTCCGCCAAAATCCCCGCGCAGGATGGCGATCAGCCGGCCCGCGGCGATTTGTTCAAAGGTTGAAGATGTGTTCATAGAAAACCTGTTGCGTGATGTAGGTGCGCTGACGATACAACAGATTCGGTTGTGGCGGAATTCAGCGGCAAAGAATTAAGCACAGTGCTGATCAGGTGTGCGTCAAAGTTTTGCGCAAAGGCAAGCCGGGCGGCGGCGGTGCGCGTAGCGCAACCTGCCGAGCATTCGTTTCTACACAAGTCTGGCGCTCTGTGTCTTTGCCCTGAAAGGGCAGCATTCAATAGCCGTGGGCAACGCCCACGGTAGGCCGTCAGCAAGTTCTATGGCCCTGAAGGGGCCGGACTCGACGTCGAATGCGGCCCCGGCAGGGCCGAAAATTCTTCCCGAACCGTTCCGTGGGCGTTGTCCACGGCTATTGAATTACGCCCTTTCAGGGCTTTTCTCGGAGCCGGTAGACTTGTGTAGAAATGAATGCTCGGCAGGTTGCGCTACGCGCACGGAAACGTTCATTTCCGCCTGCGCAAAACCTTGACGCACACCCGTGCTGAGCGGGGCACTGGGCAAGTCTGCCGAACATCCGTATACTGCGCTCACTTTCAATTCGACAAATCCACTCAAGGAGAAACATCAAGTATGCGCATTTTGGGCAAGTTCCCAACTCTGTGTTTGGGCATTTTATTC encodes the following:
- a CDS encoding ketol-acid reductoisomerase (catalyzes the formation of (R)-2,3-dihydroxy-3-methylbutanoate from (S)-2-hydroxy-2-methyl-3-oxobutanoate in valine and isoleucine biosynthesis); its protein translation is MKVYYDKDADLSLIKGKNVTIVGYGSQGHAHALNAKDSGLDVVVGLREGSASWQ
- a CDS encoding 2-dehydro-3-deoxygalactonokinase, producing the protein MKHDTLICPLLCIDTGTTNTRVWLTQGARVLAQARAAVGVRDTARDGSPARLHEALRDLLAKVSGGQPTLRAVLAAGMITSPLGLAEVPHVAAPATLPDLIAGTQRHVFPHITDLPVWLVPGVRSGPLQCDAATIGSADVMRGEETLCLGLTALGLLPPASTLLNLGSHWKLIRLDEQSRIVASVTSLSGELIHTTQTQTILASAVPTGKPETIDEHWLQAGMREARQAGVARALFCVRLLEQRTATTAKQRMSFLLGVYLASDLDGMLRQGLLQAGQPVVLTGGGAVAAAWQGALRELAIPATQLSEDDIEQAFLTGLRQIAAGVLG
- a CDS encoding bifunctional 4-hydroxy-2-oxoglutarate aldolase/2-dehydro-3-deoxy-phosphogluconate aldolase, producing the protein MNTSSTFEQIAAGRLIAILRGDFGGRESELVTVLHAAGLTAVEVTLNSPNALTTIQRLAAQFGARMAIGAGTVLTVAEVAQAVDVGARFIVSPNRNAAVIAATKQRGLVSLPGCFTPSEIVEALDAGADAIKIFPANTLGPTYVKAVRAPLTQARLVPTGGVTPEQAREYLAAGAWALGIGSELVGKDVWQAGNFELLQRRAAEFVSAVKESAPYQ